From the Billgrantia sulfidoxydans genome, one window contains:
- a CDS encoding TspO/MBR family protein — protein sequence MTVAPRRSLAILFGWLLLVALAASTGVLTPPGAWYAELQKPPLTPPDWLFPVAWTVLYLMMAVAAWRVTLRVPAGERLAVLWPFVTQLAANGLWSILFFGLHWIVVALADLLLLWCLILLSIIRFARVSPLAAWLLTPYLVWVSFAGYLNAGIGWLNG from the coding sequence ATGACCGTCGCTCCCCGTCGCTCGCTGGCGATCCTGTTCGGCTGGCTACTGCTGGTGGCCCTTGCCGCATCGACAGGTGTCTTGACGCCGCCCGGCGCCTGGTACGCCGAGCTACAAAAGCCCCCTCTCACGCCGCCCGACTGGCTGTTCCCGGTGGCCTGGACGGTGCTCTACCTGATGATGGCCGTGGCCGCCTGGCGGGTCACGCTGCGGGTGCCGGCCGGTGAGCGCCTTGCGGTACTGTGGCCGTTCGTCACCCAGCTCGCCGCCAACGGGCTCTGGTCAATCCTGTTCTTCGGCCTGCACTGGATCGTCGTCGCCCTGGCCGACCTGCTGTTGCTGTGGTGCCTCATCCTGCTCTCGATCATCCGCTTTGCCCGCGTTTCGCCACTCGCCGCCTGGCTGCTTACGCCCTACCTGGTCTGGGTAAGCTTTGCGGGTTACCTCAATGCGGGCATCGGTTGGCTGAACGGATAA
- a CDS encoding winged helix-turn-helix domain-containing protein, whose amino-acid sequence MTLRFDDFDLDTAHYELRRHGELRRVEPMVFDLLVHFAHHPDRVFSRDELIEAVWAGRIVSDATVASCIKQARRALDDSGDTQAYIRTVRGRGFRFTAKVTETDAAAPEPLATAVTPAPSDDDPSLLILPLRALTDTPELVRFTEALTGELSSVLTRIPLLRLSARGGHYSERTLTPAAREIHEALGVDYVLEGSVQAWPDAGAARLRVTVHLADARAGFRLWAETFTLDGPVSEALEAGVPRIIAKLEPQLHRAIYRTVRSLDGERSARQLYLEASGILALQGWHHESFAAAADLLRRSWRLEPEFALAAAHLSLVRGLGHRFDLMSDHEQAWAEALEAAECALQLDSMDSTVLGYAGCALADIGYPERGVPILRKALELNPANAQAWAALGSAYLAGNRPDDAVVHLRHGIRISPLDSRLSIWGAVLALAYLLLGDRSAAREQAELACQRDDRSYMPRIVLAAIHRLDGRQDLARRALDDAYRIKPDLTAEQVAALVGQKHGTRLLAL is encoded by the coding sequence ATGACTCTCCGGTTTGACGATTTCGATCTCGATACCGCGCACTACGAACTGCGCCGACACGGTGAGCTGCGTCGCGTGGAACCGATGGTGTTCGACCTGCTCGTGCATTTCGCCCACCATCCGGATCGGGTCTTCAGTCGCGACGAGCTGATCGAGGCCGTCTGGGCGGGGCGAATCGTCTCGGATGCCACGGTCGCTTCCTGCATCAAGCAGGCGCGCCGTGCCCTGGACGATAGCGGGGATACCCAGGCCTATATCCGGACGGTACGCGGCCGCGGTTTTCGCTTCACCGCGAAGGTCACCGAAACCGACGCGGCCGCACCGGAGCCACTCGCGACTGCGGTGACACCGGCCCCCAGCGACGACGATCCCTCGCTGCTCATCCTGCCGCTGCGCGCGCTGACGGATACGCCGGAGCTTGTGCGCTTCACCGAGGCGCTGACCGGCGAGCTGAGCTCCGTTCTCACGCGAATACCGCTGCTGCGCCTGAGCGCCCGCGGCGGGCACTATAGCGAGCGGACGCTGACGCCGGCGGCACGCGAGATCCACGAGGCGCTGGGAGTCGATTACGTGCTGGAGGGCAGCGTGCAGGCGTGGCCCGACGCGGGCGCGGCGCGCTTGCGCGTCACCGTGCACCTGGCCGATGCACGGGCCGGCTTTCGGCTGTGGGCCGAGACCTTCACGCTGGACGGCCCGGTGAGCGAGGCCCTCGAAGCCGGCGTGCCCCGGATCATCGCCAAGCTGGAACCGCAGCTGCACCGTGCCATCTACCGCACGGTGCGCAGCCTCGACGGCGAGCGCAGCGCCCGCCAGCTCTATCTCGAGGCCAGCGGCATCCTGGCGCTGCAGGGCTGGCACCATGAGTCCTTCGCGGCAGCGGCGGATCTGCTACGGCGCAGCTGGCGGCTGGAACCGGAGTTCGCCCTGGCGGCGGCCCATCTCTCGCTGGTACGAGGCCTGGGGCATCGCTTCGACCTGATGAGCGATCACGAGCAGGCCTGGGCGGAAGCGCTCGAAGCCGCCGAGTGCGCGCTGCAGCTCGACAGCATGGACTCGACCGTACTCGGTTATGCCGGCTGCGCGCTGGCCGATATCGGCTATCCCGAGCGCGGCGTGCCGATCCTGCGCAAGGCGCTGGAGCTCAACCCGGCCAACGCCCAGGCGTGGGCGGCGCTGGGCTCGGCGTATCTGGCCGGCAATCGCCCGGACGACGCGGTGGTTCACCTGCGCCATGGCATTCGCATCAGCCCGCTCGACAGCCGCTTGTCGATCTGGGGCGCGGTCCTCGCCTTGGCCTACCTGCTGCTTGGCGATCGCAGCGCTGCCCGCGAGCAGGCGGAACTGGCCTGCCAACGGGACGACCGCAGCTACATGCCCCGCATCGTGCTGGCCGCCATTCACCGACTCGACGGTCGGCAGGACCTGGCGCGCCGGGCGCTGGACGATGCCTACCGCATCAAGCCCGACCTGACCGCCGAGCAGGTGGCGGCCCTGGTCGGGCAGAAACATGGCACGCGCTTGCTGGCACTGTAG